The bacterium genome has a window encoding:
- the atpB gene encoding F0F1 ATP synthase subunit A: MFETLRTALLKAFEIPNLDNITESNELIFKVGETALKVNVTTLVMTWIVMAMLIGLAYLGVRRLEKFPGRVQALIEWIIDGLDGLTKDTIGQESGRKYFPLFATIFFFVLISNWLGSIPFFKSPTADLNTTLGLGLLVFFIVQGSAIWTKGLGHYLKGFLEPMMLAPLMLPLNIIGEFAKLTSHSFRLFGNILGGGLVILIISELTYYLILPIGLNGFFGFFVGTVQAFVFAMLAITYISVARA; this comes from the coding sequence ATGTTCGAGACGCTGAGGACGGCTTTGCTCAAGGCCTTTGAGATACCAAACTTAGATAATATTACCGAATCAAATGAGCTGATCTTTAAAGTAGGTGAGACCGCCCTGAAGGTCAACGTCACCACTCTCGTGATGACCTGGATTGTGATGGCCATGCTTATTGGGCTGGCCTATCTGGGCGTCCGACGGTTAGAGAAGTTCCCCGGGCGTGTTCAGGCATTAATTGAATGGATTATTGACGGCTTAGACGGTCTAACTAAGGATACTATTGGTCAAGAATCCGGCCGAAAATATTTCCCTCTCTTCGCGACTATCTTCTTCTTTGTGCTTATCTCCAACTGGTTGGGAAGTATTCCTTTTTTCAAATCACCCACGGCTGATTTGAATACCACCCTCGGCCTCGGGCTTTTGGTTTTCTTTATTGTTCAAGGGTCAGCCATCTGGACCAAGGGGCTGGGCCATTATTTAAAGGGCTTTTTAGAGCCGATGATGCTGGCTCCTTTAATGCTGCCGTTAAATATTATCGGGGAATTCGCCAAGCTTACCTCTCATTCTTTTCGTCTCTTTGGTAACATCCTGGGCGGTGGACTGGTTATCTTGATTATTTCTGAATTAACTTACTATTTGATCCTGCCGATCGGCCTAAATGGTTTCTTTGGATTTTTCGTGGGGACCGTCCAGGCCTTTGTTTTTGCTATGTTGGCTATCACCTATATTTCTGTGGCCAGGGCATAA
- the atpE gene encoding ATP synthase F0 subunit C yields the protein MEFSGITAEAFLKGMAFLGAGICMGIGAIGPGVGEGYAAGKTVEGIARQPEMATLLTRTMLIGQAVSESTGIYSLVIALLLIFVAV from the coding sequence ATGGAGTTCAGCGGAATTACAGCGGAAGCCTTTCTTAAGGGGATGGCCTTTTTAGGGGCCGGCATTTGTATGGGCATAGGGGCCATAGGCCCGGGCGTCGGAGAAGGTTACGCAGCCGGCAAGACAGTGGAAGGCATTGCCCGACAACCAGAGATGGCCACCCTTTTGACTCGAACTATGCTTATCGGTCAGGCCGTAAGTGAATCAACCGGGATTTATTCTCTGGTTATCGCTTTACTGCTCATCTTTGTGGCAGTTTAA
- the atpH gene encoding ATP synthase F1 subunit delta — translation MIKSAAGRYAEALIDIASDHDNIDIQGEELARVNRILTADPVILRTFQHPKLDLEARKALLLKLMEPYHFSSITNNFLRLLLAKKRLNLISDIRLKYDEMADKRQARARALLTVAVPLPKEMKNRLANKLARSMKVEIRMEMKVDPEIIGGCIIRVGDTIIDGSVKKRLEMLKRELTG, via the coding sequence TTGATTAAGAGTGCGGCCGGTAGATATGCGGAAGCCCTGATAGATATTGCTTCTGACCACGACAACATAGATATTCAAGGAGAAGAATTGGCCCGGGTCAACCGTATCCTGACGGCTGACCCGGTTATTTTGCGGACCTTTCAGCATCCTAAGCTTGATCTTGAAGCCAGGAAGGCTCTTCTCCTCAAGCTTATGGAGCCTTATCATTTTTCTTCGATTACCAACAATTTCTTGAGGCTGCTTTTGGCCAAAAAGAGACTGAATTTGATTTCGGATATCAGGTTGAAATATGATGAAATGGCTGACAAACGTCAAGCTCGGGCCAGGGCGTTATTAACGGTAGCCGTTCCTCTGCCAAAGGAGATGAAAAATCGGTTAGCCAATAAGTTAGCCAGGTCGATGAAGGTAGAGATTAGGATGGAGATGAAGGTTGATCCCGAAATTATTGGCGGATGTATCATTCGGGTGGGAGATACTATTATTGATGGGAGTGTTAAAAAAAGGCTGGAGATGCTAAAAAGGGAACTAACGGGTTAG
- the atpF gene encoding F0F1 ATP synthase subunit B, with amino-acid sequence MISLNFTLVLQIINFLILTGILYKLLYKPVTQFLEKRSAYIRELIEGTEKDKQEAAKNLAEAKETLAEKREEALGMVEKARQTAAKEEKRIMAEANAKAKWICEEAKAQMDQEVERAKRELRAQVADLSILVAERIIRKSLTEKDHRKLVDEYTREVGRLH; translated from the coding sequence ATGATCAGCCTTAATTTTACGCTCGTTTTGCAGATTATCAACTTTCTGATTTTGACAGGGATTCTGTATAAGTTGCTGTATAAACCAGTGACTCAGTTCCTGGAGAAACGATCAGCCTATATCCGTGAATTGATTGAAGGCACAGAAAAAGACAAACAAGAGGCGGCTAAAAATTTAGCCGAGGCTAAAGAGACCCTGGCTGAAAAACGGGAAGAGGCCCTGGGGATGGTTGAAAAGGCAAGGCAGACAGCGGCTAAAGAAGAAAAACGGATTATGGCCGAGGCTAACGCCAAAGCAAAATGGATATGCGAGGAAGCCAAGGCCCAAATGGATCAAGAAGTAGAGCGGGCCAAAAGGGAACTTCGAGCCCAGGTAGCCGATCTCTCCATCCTGGTGGCAGAACGGATTATTAGAAAGAGTCTTACTGAAAAGGACCATCGGAAGTTAGTTGATGAATATACCAGAGAGGTAGGGAGACTACATTGA
- the trpC gene encoding indole-3-glycerol phosphate synthase TrpC, with translation MILDQIIKHKRVELARQKEILPLKELLLRLPASAPSPGRFRKAISRAKKWGDPIRLIAEIKRASPSKGIICKDFDPLRLAGIYARNGAAAISVLTESKFFLGNLKTIAEVKRIVSLPVLRKDFIIDEYQIYESAQAGADAILLIAACLPKETLANFLSIAREVAIDCLIEVHTEEELEKVISTDVEIIGINNRNLYTFEVDLNITSRLKLWIPAGITVVSESGIRTRRQAKFLEAKGVDAILVGEALLASQDIGGKVRELLGTTNSLSG, from the coding sequence ATGATCCTTGATCAGATAATAAAGCATAAACGGGTTGAATTAGCCAGGCAAAAAGAGATTCTCCCTCTTAAGGAACTGCTTCTTCGGTTACCCGCTTCAGCCCCGTCCCCCGGTCGGTTCAGGAAAGCCATTTCCAGGGCGAAAAAGTGGGGAGACCCTATCCGACTCATTGCCGAGATCAAACGGGCTTCTCCATCAAAGGGGATAATTTGCAAGGACTTTGATCCACTCAGGCTGGCGGGTATTTATGCCCGTAATGGCGCGGCGGCTATTTCCGTTCTGACAGAGTCAAAATTCTTTCTGGGAAATTTGAAGACTATTGCTGAAGTGAAGCGAATCGTTTCGCTTCCTGTTCTCAGAAAGGATTTCATCATCGATGAGTATCAGATATATGAATCAGCCCAGGCAGGTGCTGATGCGATCCTTTTGATTGCTGCCTGTCTTCCGAAAGAAACCTTAGCCAATTTTCTTTCTATTGCCCGCGAGGTAGCGATAGATTGTTTAATAGAGGTGCATACGGAAGAAGAATTGGAAAAGGTCATCTCCACAGATGTAGAGATAATTGGCATAAACAACCGCAATCTTTATACCTTTGAGGTTGATTTGAACATTACCTCCCGGCTTAAGCTCTGGATCCCAGCCGGAATCACGGTGGTTTCAGAGAGCGGGATTCGTACTCGAAGACAGGCAAAATTTCTGGAAGCAAAAGGGGTAGATGCTATTCTCGTGGGCGAGGCCCTTTTGGCCAGCCAAGATATAGGAGGTAAAGTAAGAGAACTGTTAGGCACGACTAATTCCCTCTCGGGATAA
- the atpA gene encoding F0F1 ATP synthase subunit alpha produces the protein MEIKASEISAIIREQIEQYDVKLDLARVGTVVQVGDGVARIFGLEEAMAGELLEFSSRVYGMVLNLEEDSVGAVILGEDRDIKEGDEVKTTGRVVEVPVGDALRGRIVNALGQPIDGKGPIRTTKFRTIEARAPEIVDRISVNQPLHTGLKAIDSMIPIGRGQRELIIGDRQTGKTAIAVDTIINQKGGDVHCIYVAIGQKQSSVAQIVSTLEEKGCMDYVTIVSATASASSPLQYIAPYAGCAMGEEVRDKGGHALLIYDDLSKHAVAYRQMSLLLRRPPGREAYPGDIFYLHSRLLERAAKYNPEHGGGSLTALPIIETQAGDVSAYIPTNVISITDGQIYLEPGLFYSGIRPAINVGLSVSRVGSAAQTRFMKQVAGQLRLDLAQYRELAAFAQFASDLDKATQARLARGKRMTEILKQGQYEPMPVTRQVMIIYCGVKGYLDDISVNDCLRFEREFFGYMDSQRPQLVAKLEKAQKLDDETEGALKEAIAGFKEVFIKS, from the coding sequence GTGGAGATCAAAGCCAGTGAAATAAGCGCTATTATTCGGGAGCAGATAGAGCAGTATGATGTTAAGCTGGATCTGGCCAGGGTGGGGACAGTGGTGCAGGTGGGAGATGGGGTGGCTCGAATCTTTGGCCTGGAAGAGGCTATGGCCGGAGAGCTTCTGGAATTTTCCAGTCGGGTCTACGGGATGGTCCTCAATTTAGAGGAAGATTCAGTAGGGGCAGTCATCTTGGGAGAAGATCGTGATATCAAAGAGGGCGATGAGGTTAAGACTACCGGTCGAGTGGTTGAGGTGCCGGTTGGGGACGCTTTAAGGGGACGGATAGTAAATGCCCTGGGGCAGCCTATTGATGGGAAAGGACCGATCAGGACCACCAAGTTCAGAACTATTGAGGCCAGGGCACCGGAGATTGTGGACCGCATATCGGTCAATCAACCCCTTCACACCGGCTTAAAGGCGATCGATTCTATGATCCCTATTGGCCGTGGACAGCGAGAGCTTATTATTGGTGATCGCCAAACAGGGAAAACAGCCATTGCCGTTGATACCATTATCAACCAAAAGGGAGGGGATGTGCACTGTATTTACGTGGCTATTGGGCAAAAACAATCAAGTGTGGCTCAGATAGTGAGCACGCTGGAAGAAAAAGGTTGCATGGATTATGTGACTATTGTTTCTGCGACTGCCTCGGCTTCCTCTCCTCTGCAATATATCGCCCCTTATGCGGGTTGTGCTATGGGGGAAGAAGTCAGGGACAAGGGCGGACATGCCCTTCTCATCTATGACGATTTATCTAAACACGCCGTAGCTTACCGACAAATGTCATTGTTGCTGCGAAGGCCACCGGGTCGAGAGGCGTATCCTGGCGACATCTTCTATCTTCACTCCCGGTTATTGGAACGGGCGGCTAAATATAACCCTGAGCATGGAGGCGGATCGCTGACCGCCTTGCCTATTATTGAGACTCAGGCCGGCGATGTTTCGGCCTATATCCCTACTAATGTCATTTCCATTACGGATGGCCAGATTTACCTTGAACCCGGCCTTTTCTATTCAGGTATAAGGCCGGCCATTAACGTAGGGCTTTCTGTATCCAGAGTGGGCAGCGCGGCGCAGACCAGGTTTATGAAACAAGTAGCCGGCCAACTTAGATTAGACCTGGCCCAATATCGAGAATTAGCCGCCTTTGCTCAATTTGCCTCTGATCTGGATAAGGCCACTCAGGCTAGGCTGGCCAGGGGAAAACGGATGACGGAAATCCTTAAGCAAGGGCAGTATGAACCTATGCCGGTAACCCGACAGGTGATGATTATCTATTGTGGCGTAAAGGGATACCTGGATGACATCTCGGTTAATGATTGCCTTCGATTTGAGCGGGAATTTTTTGGGTATATGGATAGCCAGCGCCCTCAATTAGTAGCTAAGCTGGAGAAGGCTCAAAAATTGGACGACGAGACAGAAGGGGCATTGAAGGAAGCCATAGCCGGATTTAAGGAAGTATTTATCAAGAGCTAA